In Anopheles gambiae chromosome 2, idAnoGambNW_F1_1, whole genome shotgun sequence, a single window of DNA contains:
- the LOC1281063 gene encoding ATP-binding cassette sub-family G member 8, which yields MELRKMSTAKQQQQLQQQHQQQQHQQQREDRRYSMPHGMHGTLPPGATDDLHAWSIYRQNLNSDFADSALGSSDKSPKPYASQYHQRDTAILNHPRYGPKQNPINSNMYTYLKFGLPRVFPPNGGQPMANGRPGRASSKANGRGRVNRGYRDSTGPGPGSSGYDSSDNETNRGRVPANLRKYRSESDFRAIGATNTSRPSSRAQGIPLAALKQANSRASIAGTHVYNPYATNLRHHNLRSQSEADLLAEWDYDDSPTYGETRLYPEEAMYATQSRRHSMAGLVYPNIQVHCLDVLPGLRGVSLQAKAGDLFAIMATAQREGTALVEALAGVRQRMAGEILVNGQQVNRRILRQLCGYVPALDAAPLDPRMSVQSTLSFAAALRGPYDRADLKERIDILVEDLGLTAVRSANVSRLTHSEKQRLNVACQLLTQASILLLDQTTINMDIFDTFFLVEYLRQWCSAGRIVIMTLQPPTFEILSMCSGVLLLSGGRTVYSGSRADLPRHMGQLGYPCPPFKNPADYYLDLVTLDDLSAAALLESSARIESLANSWDHVNSEPPLAAPVANLPEPTRSAGFFSQINALAKRYMTYKQPGSLLTWISRLILAAVLSLLIGCIFWDVPASDPQLNLNDRLGYHHCMMMVALWPLLLLQIRDVQEDRRHAEKDLKLGLYGRFLYMIIQSTLSVMPSLCIWLAYLLPAHSMAGLYSYTTNNDTGIYLYMGYMLLYLMAIQTIVLFIAHLVPCGVTASIVTTLVLLTMAAVGGFAVHVANVPDYLRWMELVAPQKWLTPLLTENEYSAETLASITSQQQCRNKQVQYTEIIVQQPCPPPNGTFVLADHQLLPRDHVLDAADMYTSTVLGLLLTCIVFFALTMFVFLLNCQSLMRKKSTGRSGKRV from the exons ATGGAACTGCGCAAAATGAGTACggccaagcagcagcagcagctccagcagcagcatcagcagcagcaacaccagcagcagcgcgaaGATCGACGATACTCGATGCCGCACGGTATGCACGGCACGCTACCACCCGGAGCAACGGATGATCTGCACGCGTGGTCCATCTATCG CCAGAACCTCAACTCAGACTTTGCCGACTCGGCGCTCGGCTCGTCGGACAAATCGCCCAAACCGTACGCCTCCCAGTACCATCAGCGAGACACAGCCATCCTCAACCATCCGCGCTATGGCCCGAAACAGAACCCGATCAACAGCAACATGTACACCTACCTCAAGTTCGGGCTGCCGCGCGTCTTCCCCCCGAACGGTGGCCAACCGATGGCGAACGGACGGCCGGGCCGGGCCTCCTCCAAAGCGAACGGACGGGGCCGGGTGAATCGCGGATATCGGGACAGTACCGGGCCCGGGCCCGGCTCGTCCGGCTACGACAGTAGCGACAACGAAACGAACCGCGGTCGTGTGCCAGCTAATCTAAG AAAATACCGCAGCGAGTCCGATTTCCGAGCGATCGGTGCCACCAACACGTCGCGGCCGAGTTCCCGTGCCCAGGGCATACCGCTGGCCGCCCTCAAGCAAGCGAACAGCCGCGCCAGCATAGCCGGCACGCACGTCTACAACCCGTACGCGACGAACCTGCGCCATCACAACCTGCGCTCCCAGAGCGAAGCGGACCTGCTGGCCGAGTGGGACTACGACGATTCGCCGACGTACGGCGAAACGCGCCTCTACCCGGAGGAAGCAATGTACGCCACCCAGAGCCGGCGCCACTCGATGGCCGGGCTGGTGTATCCCAACATCCAGGTGCACTGTTTGGACGTTCTTCCCGGGCTGCGTGGCGTTTCGCTCCAAGCGAAGGCGGGCGATCTGTTCGCGATCATGGCGACGGCACAGCGCGAAGGCACGGCACTGGTCGAAGCGTTGGCCGGCGTGCGGCAGCGTATGGCCGGTGAGATTCTCGTCAACGGGCAGCAGGTGAACAGGCGCATCCTGCGCCAACTGTGCGGGTACGTTCCTGCGCTCGATGCCGCACCGCTCGATCCGCGCATGAGCGTCCAGAGCACACTATCGTTTGCGGCCGCCCTGCGCGGCCCGTACGATCGAGCCGATCTGAAGGAACGCATCGACATACTGGTCGAGGACCTGGGCCTAACTGCTGTCCGTTCGGCGAACGTATCGCGCTTGACGCACTCGGAAAAGCAAAGACTGAACGTAGCCTGCCAGCTGCTGACGCAGGCATCCATCCTGCTGCTCGACCAGACCAccatcaacatggacatcttcGACACCTTCTTCCTGGTGGAGTACCTGCGGCAGTGGTGCAGTGCCGGCCGGATCGTCATCATGACGCTGCAGCCACCCACGTTCGAGATCCTGTCGATGTGTTccggcgtgctgctgctgtccggtGGCCGTACCGTGTACTCGGGCAGCCGGGCCGACCTACCCCGGCACATGGGTCAGCTCGGGTATCCGTGTCCGCCGTTCAAGAACCCCGCCGACTACTATCTGGATCTGGTCACCCTGGACGATCTGTCGGCGGCGGCATTGCTCGAGTCGTCCGCGCGCATCGAATCACTCGCCAACTCGTGGGATCACGTCAACTCGGAACCACCGCTAGCGGCGCCCGTTGCTAATCTGCCCGAGCCGACGCGCAGTGCCGGTTTCTTCAGTCAAATCAACGCGCTAGCCAAGAG ATACATGACGTACAAGCAGCCAGGATCGCTACTGACCTGGATTAGCCGGCTCATTCTTGCCGCCGTTCTGTCGCTCCTCATCGGCTGTATCTTCTGGGATGTTCCAGCTTCCGATCCTCAGCTGAACCTGAACGATCGTCTTGG CTATCACCATTGCATGATGATGGTTGCACTCTGGCCGCTACTACTTCTACAGATACGAGACGTACAGGAGGATCGTAGACATGCGGAGAAGGACCTCAAGCTAGGCCTGTACGGTCGCTTTCTGTACATGATCATCCAGAGCACGCTGAGCGTGATGCCGAGCCTGTGCATATGGCTCGCGTACCTGCTGCCCGCACACAGCATGGCCGGACTGTACTCCTACACCACCAACAACGATACCGGCATCTATTTGTACATGG GCTACATGCTGCTCTATCTAATGGCCATACAAACGATAGTGCTGTTCATCGCTCACCTGGTGCCGTGCGGCGTGACCGCCTCGATAGTGACCACGCTCGTCCTGCTGACGATGGCCGCCGTCGGTGGCTTTGCCGTGCACGTCGCCAACGTGCCCGACTATCTGCGCTGGATGGAGCTGGTAGCGCCGCAGAAATGGCTCACACCGCTGCTGACCGAAAACGAGTACAGTGCGGAAACGCTCGCGAGCATCACCAGCCAGCAACAGTGTCGAAACAAACAG GTTCAGTACACTGAGATTATCGTGCAGCAGCCGTGTCCACCACCGAACGGTACCTTCGTGCTGGCCGACCATCAGCTGCTGCCGCGCGATCATGTCCTGGATGCGGCCGACATGTACACCTCGACCGTGCTGGGACTGCTGCTGACCTGCATCGTGTTCTTCGCCCTTACCATGTTCGTCTTCCTTCTGAACTGCCAGTCGTTGATGCGAAAGAAGAGCACGGGCCGTTCCGGGAAGCGTGTGTAA